The Antedon mediterranea chromosome 11, ecAntMedi1.1, whole genome shotgun sequence genome window below encodes:
- the LOC140062083 gene encoding programmed cell death protein 7-like, whose translation MNMEEYDQRHTKCRQSSQQNQQAWQHKQQPNVQNQWTRQENHHVSQSNQQLHQHQNQFEQTYQINKPQQYTNQSQPPPFVPSSHNYRPHFSAQPVNASPNQPSYPPASFTPSNQPQKRKTLHAPKTQSPYVLQNPIANYHQPPINSFQNVGKCSNNASFSSFGNGAGPPPSWPHPPLSNTSQVPTNHFENPEAGNHSTNLKPSPIQNENQFESGQQSQPFIPSSMRQSSFQQPELGICSKNYPPQLQTPGQRSHRDWLQNAQNVNYPWPSGMLPSIPPPPNTVVTEKAKDQNWIDNFASKRTHVEQPTNKTSNHGQIKIPQAKGMIKNYKQLLDDLKLQRDLLVENLDIDTESWQLALQQVAEIKSKLKEVSVVLSNPEFICKLTEKLKLRKKKTQNLKRRRQMKFEDQQEYLKNIEEVNKKIDANIVKAEKERLEKVKEKQLQKDIDKTLFEVRKKKKEADKTLEVLRGLRKLRHVRKASSLQKGVLLPVSSETIFEQRIGKMEQFMNRQRAVYTAEEQAMQVMLEEEQEENKEKERQILQQKLRDKEHKQLQLRRKLLFGDGTLHNPQLRPFKEFYKQTEVNIDAFLHVRYTWDQCLVLPHTDGASSIPVAWVKPEPPSSHIWKTALADG comes from the exons ATGA ATATGGAGGAGTATGACCAGAGACATACTAAATGCCGACAATCTAGTCAACAAAATCAACAAGCTTGGCAACACAAACAGCAGCCCAATGTACAAAATCAATGGACAAGGCAAGAAAATCATCATGTTAGCCAGTCGAACCAACAACTTCATCAACATCAAAACCAGTTTGAGCAAACCTACCAAATAAACAAACCTCAGCAATATACAAATCAATCTCAGCCACCGCCATTTGTACCTTCAAGTCATAATTACAGACCACATTTTTCAGCACAACCTGTAAACGCCTCACCAAATCAACCATCATACCCACCAGCATCTTTCACTCCATCAAATCAACCTCAGAAACGTAAGACTCTACATGCTCCAAAAACTCAGTCACCATATGTCCTACAAAACCCAATAGCTAATTACCATCAACCACCAATTAATTCTTTTCAAAATGTTGGAAAATGTTCAAATAATGCATCATTTAGTTCATTTGGCAATGGAGCTGGGCCCCCACCTTCATGGCCACATCCTCCTTTATCTAATACCAGCCAAGTTCCAACAAACCATTTTGAGAACCCAGAAGCTGGTAACCACAGTACTAATTTGAAACCATCaccaatacaaaatgaaaatcAATTTGAAAGTGGTCAACAGAGCCAACCATTTATCCCATCATCAATGAGGCAAAGCTCTTTCCAACAACCTGAGCTAGGAATATGCAGCAAGAACTACCCACCTCAGTTGCAAACACCAGGTCAACGCAGCCACAGAGACTGGctgcaaaatgctcaaaatgttaatTATCCTTGGCCTAGTGGTATGCTTCCATCAATCCCTCCACCACCAAATACAGTAGTGACAGAAAAAGCGAAAGACCAGAACTGGATTGATAATTTTGCATCGAAAAGAACTCATGTGGAACAACCAACAAATAAAAcgtcaaatcatggacaaattAAA ATTCCACAAGCTAAAGGTATGATCAAGAATTACAAGCAGCTTCTGGATGATTTAAAACTTCAGCGAGATTTACTGGTTGAGAATCTTGACATAGATACAGAGAGTTGGCAACTTGCTCTTCAACAAGTTGCAGAAATCAAG AGTAAATTGAAAGAAGTTTCTGTTGTGTTGTCTAATCCAGAATTTATATGTAAACTGACCGAAAAACTAAAGTTACGGAAGAAAAAGACA cAAAACTTAAAGAGGCGACGACAAATGAAATTTGAAGATCAACAAGAGTACCTGAAAAATATTGAGGAAGTTAATAAGAAAATTGATGCAAACATTGTGAAAGCAGAGAAAGAGAGATTGGAAAAAGTAAAG gAAAAACAATTGCAAAAAGATATCGACAAAACACTGTTTGAAGTTCgtaagaaaaagaaagaagCAGACAAGACATTGGAAGTGCTACGTGGTCTTCGTAAACTACGTCACGTTAGAAAGGCATCCTCACTACAAAAAG GTGTATTGTTGCCAGTATCATCAGAAACTATATTTGAGCAACGTATCGGGAAAATGGAACAGTTTATGAACAGGCAGAGGGCAGTTTACACGGCTGAAGAACAAGCTATGCag GTAATGCTGGAGGAGGAACAGGAAGAAAATAAAGAGAAGGAAAGACAGATATTGCAACAAAAACTAAGAGATAAGGAACATAAGCAACTACAGCTTAGGAGAAAGCTACTATTTGGAGATG GAACACTGCATAATCCACAGCTGAGACCATTCAAGGAGTTCTATAAACAAACTGAAGTAAACATAGATGCCTTTCTACATGTCAG ATACACTTGGGATCAATGTCTCGTACTTCCTCATACTGACGGTGCCTCATCAATACCAGTAGCATGGGTAAAACCTGAACCTCCATCAAGCCATATATGGAAGACTGCTCTAGCTGATGGATAA